The stretch of DNA AGCTGTCGCAGGACGGCGTCTCGGGCGTGACCTGCCTCTATCACGGCGTACCCGCCTATCGTGGCCTCTATGACCAGCTCTCGACGCTGGCGATCGACACCCACTTCCTGCCCAACGTCGTGATGGGCCTGAGCCTCGGGCTGGCGAAGCCCTGCTTCGGCTCCACCATCGCCTTCACCCGGGCGAGCCTCGACGCGGTGGGCGGATTCCGCAGCTTCCGCGACGACCTGGCGGACGATTACGCGATCGGGGCGGCCCTGCGCGGCCTTGGCGGCCGGGTGGTGATCCCGAGCTTCACCATCGGCCATACCAGCGTCGACACGGACTTGTCCGGCCTCTGGCGGCACGAGCTGCGCTGGAACCGCACGATCCGCAACGTCGATCCGGCCGGCTATGCTGGATCTATCGTCACGCATGCCTTCCCGCTGGCCCTGCTCGGGGCCCTGCTGCCGGGCGCCGGCACCGGCGCACTCTGGATCGCCGCGGCGGCGCTGGCGAGCCGTGTCTTGCTCTGCCGGCAGCTCGAACGCGCCTTCGGCCTCACCCCGCACCCCTACGGACTGTTGCCGATTCGCGACATCCTGTCCTTCCTGAACTTCGCCTGGGCCTTCATGTCGGGGGCGGTGACATGGAAAGGTCACGATTATCACGTGGTTGCGGATGGCACCCTGATCCCGGACGCCGAACTCGGCCGCGATGCCGGCGCGCCGCTCCGCTGAACCCGGCTTCCTCGTCCCTCCGCCCTCCCCCGGCATTGCCCTGAGGCCTTGAACCCCATGCGCACGCTCTTCCTCCAGGCCCCCACCTTCGACGGTTTCGACGGCGGTGCCGGCTCCCGCTATCAGGCCAAGCGCGAGATCAAGTCGTTCTGGTACCCGACCTGGCTGGCCCAGCCGGCCGCCCTGGTGCCGAACTCGAAGCTGATCGACGCGCCGCCGCACAACATCAAGCTTCCCGAGATCGTGGCCCAGGCCAACGACTTCGATCTCGTCGTGCTCCACACCTCGGTGCCGTCGTTCAAGTCGGACGTGAAGACGATCGAGGCGCTGAAGGCCGCCAATCCGAAGCTCATCGCCGGCCTGATCGGCGCCAAGGTCGCGGTCGACGCCGCCGGCGCCATGGCCCAGGCCCCGGTGGTCGATTTC from Methylobacterium sp. PvR107 encodes:
- the hpnI gene encoding bacteriohopanetetrol glucosamine biosynthesis glycosyltransferase HpnI, which produces MDLSSLALNGLSWLSLICLILAASGGLYSLAAAFCAGRYAARAMPELAPGAPRPSVTMLKPLCGLEPNLYENLETVLRQDYAGAVQVIFGVQRASDPAIGVVDRLRQAYPAARIDLVIDGRQHGSNRKVSNLINMAERIAHDVVVLADSDMLVRPDYLERLVAELSQDGVSGVTCLYHGVPAYRGLYDQLSTLAIDTHFLPNVVMGLSLGLAKPCFGSTIAFTRASLDAVGGFRSFRDDLADDYAIGAALRGLGGRVVIPSFTIGHTSVDTDLSGLWRHELRWNRTIRNVDPAGYAGSIVTHAFPLALLGALLPGAGTGALWIAAAALASRVLLCRQLERAFGLTPHPYGLLPIRDILSFLNFAWAFMSGAVTWKGHDYHVVADGTLIPDAELGRDAGAPLR